GGCAAGGGTCCGGCTCTTGCAATGTTGCTTGCAGGCCCTGCCCTGAGCCTCCCTAACATGATCGTAATAAGCCGGATAATGGGTCTGAAAAAAGGCATGACATACATTTTGCTTGTAGTGATAGTTGCAGCCTTCTCGGGAATAATGTTTGCCTCCTATCTTGCTAACGGTATACAGGTGTAAAAAATGAAATTATTACTGATATCTGATATCCATGGTAACAAAGAGGCACTTGATGCAGTGCTGAAAGTGCCGCATGATGAAGTAATCTGCCTCGGGGATATTGCGGATTATGGACCATCACCTGCGGAATGTATTGACATCATCAGGAGCAGGAATATGGAAACAGTACTCGGTAACCACGATGCTGCAGTAGGAACAGGAATCGACTGTGGTTGCGGCTACAAATATAAGCATCTTTCTACATCCACCCGGGAGTATACATGGTCATGCCTGAAAGAAGACCATCTGACATTTCTGCGACAGCTTCCCTTCAAGGTTGAAAAGGTAGTTGACGGACACAGGCTATATTTTACACACGGGAGCCCGCGGTCCAATTTTGAGTATATATTGCCCGAGACATCTGATAAGGAAATACTTGAGATGCTTGAGGGGGTCAATGCGGATATTCTGTTTACCGGACACTCTCATAAAGCTATGATTCGGGAAGTAAACGATGTAATGCTCATCAATCCGGGCTCGGTAGGCCAGCCAAGGGATGGGAATCCTCTTGCCAGTTGTGCTGTTTTTGATACAGAAACCCTTGAAGCTAAGATCATAAGGTGTGAGTATGATCTTGAAAGTACGTGCAGATGTATAAGTGAAAAGATGTCTAATTCCGAAGAATTGGTTTCTATACTAAAGAGAGGATACTGATTATAATAGAGAACAAATACGGGAAATAAATGATTGGAGGCATAAATATGAAAATAGAAATTCTTGGATCAGGTTGTGCAAAGTGTAAGAAGACAAAGGAAATTGTTGAGCAGGCTGTTAATGAGGCCGGAGTGGATGCCGAGGTAGTTAAAGTCGAGGACATGGATACGATCCTCTCCTATGGTGTGATGCTCACTCCCGGTGTTGTTGTGGATGGCGATGTCAAGATAGCCGGTAAGGTTCCCAGTATGGACAATGTCAAAAAATGGATTGCCTGAGGAGATACCAGAATGGCTGAAAAAATAAAATGTTCCTGTGAATCCGACAATGTGGGTATTTTCCCATGCGCCGGTGCATCGAATGTAGGCCAACTGAGTAATGTCATAGCTGTGGAGTTACACAAAGCGGGTGTTGGCAATATGATGTGCACTGTTGGTATCGGTGGTCGCAGATCAGGGCTGCTGAAGTCAGCTGAAGGCTGTGAGAGGATCATAGTAATTGACGGCTGTCCTGTCAATTGCGCAAAGGAGACAATGGAGCAGGCGGGCATTAATGTTGATAAACATATACTACTGACAGATCTTGGCATACAGAAGAACAAGGATCTGGACCTTGAAACTTCACAGGTGAAAGAGGTACTGTCAAAAGTTCAAAAAGAACTCTGAAAAATTCTGACATTTTTTTTGTGTACACCAATTTCGGGATCAACGCAGGGTTGTAGAGTCAATTAAATTGAAACTACTTTTCCCTGCATCATCTCGTTCTATGTAATAATTATGCTCTCGAAAACTTCATTCTTTTCTTATTATCATTAGTAAAAACATAGATGCTATCAAAAGCAGTAATGAATTCTGGGCAAGCTGCTGGCCGCTGGTCTCTGTTTCTTTTTCAGGCTCTGTCTCTTCGCTTAGCTCTACTCCTTTTACTTCTTCATCAGTATCTGACAATTCATCCAGAGGAATGTTTTCATCCGTTGATACAGACGAACCGGATTTTTCCAGAGCAGTAATCGCAAAGGGAGAGAAACCGGGTGTCATGGATTTGAAGAATACCTGGTCGGAATTTTCATCGACAACAGATGTCTGCAGATCGTTCCATTTACCGTTGCTGAAACGATTAAGCCTGATATCTTCAGCTTTTATTTCGTTATCTGACATCCATTCCTTTGGAACACTAAAACCGATAGAAATCTCTCCCATATTTTCCTCTGTGGCATATCCGTGTTTTCCAACCCAGATGTTAATATGTCTGTAGACCTTTCCGGCTGGCATTTCGGTCACTGTGGACGAAATGTCCTTCAGGACTTCAATTGTAGCTGTGATCTGCCCTGCGGTCTTGAGTGAATGGTAGGAAATTGAAGTAACAGGGTTGTTTTTTTCATTGAACTGGTAGGAGATATTCGTATCACTGAGTACATAGATACTTTTTACCTCTTTGAGATCAATGTTCTCAACGTCTTCCGATGTGTCAGAACCACCTCCGCCTCCTCCACCGGAGCTTGCTCCTGAGCTCTCTTCCTGAGTATCCTCATTTTCGGCAGAAATTACAGTTATTCCTTCAGTCTCAATGCTAACAGGGATTGCCTGTCCCTCTGAGTTACTTAATATCAGGTCCGATAGTCCCAGATCCGAATAACCAGTCTTATCCTGACTGATGAACTCGACCTCTACAAAGGTGCCACTGTCTGATACCTGATTTCCACCGAGGACAGCCGCATAGAGACCGCTGACTGTTCCGCTCTGGTTATCTATTGTACCATTGTTGAAGATATGCAGTGTCTGCTCGCCACCGAACAATTCACCTTCCGTAACAGCACCTGCCGTTATCAATGAACTGTCAAAGTCGATGTTTGTCTGTGCACCTACAAATGGAGATTCAGGCTCGATATTGACATAGACAGTGAAATTCTGGTTTGTCTGAACCGTTGGACTTGAAGGATAAATACTCACAACAGCCTGAGCTGAAACCGGAAAAGCACTATAAATGAGACAAAGAAGAGTTATGGCTATCAGGAAACATGTAGTCCTGACTGGTAATTTGTTTTTATATGTTCGCATCTGCACACCTTTATACGTTGCACTTATATTATGCAAACAATTATATTTATATATTTTTATTAGAATATGCTTTATAATATTGCGTATTTTCATTCCTGTCTGGCAGTCTCATGATCTTATTTATCTCCAGACAGATATTCCTCCTGTGTCAGAAGGAAATGTTCGGCATCCCTTTCGTTCTGTCGTACCTGTCCCTTATATTTCAGGCCTATTTTCCTGGCAACCTTCGATGAGGCCGGATTTTCAGGAGAACAGTAAACAGCTATCCTGTCTATGTCAAGTACCAGAAACATATACTCGATAAGTTTTGCGGCAGCCTCGCTTGCGTACCCTTTCCCCTGGAATTCCGGCGAGATCGCGTAATATATCTGTGTCTCGGGAAGGAACTCGGCAGAAGCAAAACCACAGGAACCTACCACCGCCCCATCATCGATTTTACAGATCGCCATGGCAAAGGTTGGCTCGTCGGAATCATAGGAATCTATAAGCATATCCAGGAATGCCTTAGTTTCCCCGTAGCTCTGGCTTGCAGGCATATCGGTATAACGTGTCACTTCTCTGTTGTTGAAAAATCGATAAAGCCCTTCGAGGTCTTCTGAATTATAACGTCTTATAAGAAGCCTGTCAGTTTTCAATGATGTCGGGATTTTCATAACTTCCTCTGGTTTTAAATCAAGCCTGCTATATGAAGGAAATTACTAAATAAATTTTCTGCGTTTTTCCTGTAGCCTTCTTCTATTAACTGAAAATCCTTCCTGATTTTTTCACTATCAAGAGCTCTGAGCTCAGGGTCCTTTTCAAGCCACAGATTCAGCATCTCAAAGTTAAGTTCAAGATGTCCCTGGATACCATATGCATTTCTCCCAACCTTGACTATCTGGTTCCTGCACAACTTTCCTCTCGCAAGCAGTTCCATATCCTCATTCAGCTCGACCGTTTCTCCGTGAAGATGAAAAATGTTAAAATGATTCTTAAGCCCGGCCAGAAAAGTTTCATTTTCTTTTCCTTCACAGATTTCCACCTCGAAATATTCACCATCAGGTCCTGTAAATCCAATTTCCTTCACATCACTTTTCAGGACCCTGCCACCTGCTGCTTTTACCAGGACCTGCATACCAAGACATATGCCCATATATGGTATGTCGTTCTCAATAATTGTCCTGACCTTAGCAATTTCATCTTCCATCTTTTCTGTTCTGTCATTGGCACTATCAGGTCCTCCGAAAACAAAAACGGCATCATAATCCCTGGGATCCGGAAAGGTGTCGCCAGCTTCAAGGTCCGCAATATCATATTCTATTTTCCTGTTCTCCAGACTATCCTTAAGAATGCCAGGACCTTCTCTTGATATGTTCTTGATAACCAGCACTTTCATGTAAACTAAAATAGGAGTTTTTCATAAATAGCTTATTATAAGTCCCTTCGAAAGATATTGACAATAAAATCCTGGTTTAAGTGTGCAATGAACCAAATGTTAAAAGAAGACCCCGAAGGAATGCTACCACCTCAGCATTCGTGCCCATACTCCACCAGTAATGAACTGTATCTTCGGGGCTTGTTTTTTATGGTCGGGTAGTTCCGTACCACCACCATGTTGTACCACGCCATCATATGGATAATCTATATTCTGTGCATTTCCTGTGCAACCTATTTCATTACAGTTCTACTATATAAATCTAGCGTCATTCTAAAAAATCAGATAATGCTCATAATGATGATATAAAATTCACAGTGAGTGGAAAATATCTGAAAAAGCTGTTAATCAGTCATTAAATATCCTGTCAACAGCACTTGAATAATTATCATATGCGTTCTGATTAAAGCAAACAAGCCTTATATCGGTCAGTAATTCAGTACCCTGAAGGAATTCCCTGATGGAGCTGACTGCGATAACAGATGCCCTGTCAACCGGGAAACCATAGGCACCAATACTGATTCCGGGAAATGCGATACTCCTTATTTCATGTTCCATAGCAAGTTCAAGACAACTGCGGTAGGAGTCTGCAAGAAGCAGATCTTCTCCTGCGTTACCTCCCTGCCAGACAGGTCCTACTGTATGGATTATATGTTTTGCAGGAAGACTGTATCCCCGGGTTATCCGTGCTTCTCCGGTTGGGCATCCACCAAGGCTCCTGCACTCTTCAAGAAGTTGAGGACCTGCAGCCATATGTATTGCACCATCAACACCTCCTCCGCCAAGCAGTGAATTATTTGCCGCATTTACTATGGCATCAACTTCCTGATCGACGATATCTCCCATGATTACACTTATTGTATTACAGCTGCTCATGTTTCGCTCTATAATAGTATAAATCTAAGTACTTTTTTGCAGATATATGTTTTATTCGTTTATTTTCAGAAAAATCAGTAGACTATCAATTTACAGCTTGAATAAGACAGGACAAAGGATTTGATCTTATGGACCATATCACACAGGAAATACTTGACGTACTACAGGAGATCAATAGTATCCCCAGATGTTCGAAACATGAAGAAAGGATTGCGAACTGGCTGAAGGAGTGGTCCCTGTCCAATGGTTTTAATGTCAGGTATGACAGTGTCAACAATATTCTGATCACTGTGCCTGCTTCAAAGGGTTACGAGACAGCTCCTGTGGTGGTTATCCAGGGCCATATGGATATGGTATGTGAGAAGGATCCGGCCTCATCCCATGATTTCAGCAAAGACCCCGTGGATCAGTACATAGACGGAGACTGGCTCAAAGCCCGGGGCACGACATTGGGTGCTGATAATGGTATCGCGATTGCGATGGCCCTGGTACTTGCAAAGGATAAGGACCTTCCACATCCTCCCCTTGAACTGCTTTTCACGGTGGACGAGGAAACCGGCCTGACAGGTGCCAACGCGCTGATGCCGGATTTTGTTTCAGGTAAGATATTGTTGAACCTTGATTCGGAGGATGAAGGCGTATTTATCATTGGCTGTGCAGGTGGCCTGAACATCACAATACGTATTCCGCTGGAATATGACACGCTTCCTGAAGGTCATATTATATGCAGGCTTGCTGTCAACGGGCTTGCAGGTGGTCATTCCGGTATAGACATACACGAAAAAAGAGCTAATGCCAACAAAATCCTGGCAGGATGTCTTGAGGCTGTGTTCACAGACCTTAATGTTGGTCTTATCAGTATGCAGGGCGGCTCTGCACACAACGCGATCCCTCGCCAGGCAGAAGCCCTGATAGCAATCCCTCCTCATGAGTATGAGGATGCTCTTTCAATTGTCCGTGAGATGGAGGAAAATACGGCGAGCGAATATCAGGAGATGGATCCGACTTTATCCATCAGGCTTCTGGAACAGGGAGAGATCAATGAATGTCCTTTAATTAAAAGCAAGCTTGTCGGGGACATTATTGCTTTACTGAAACAATTGCCACACGGCGTTGCCAGGATGTCGGAGGATGTGCCCGGACTTGTGGAAACATCAAATAATCTTGCGACCATAACAACCTGTGATAATCATCTTGTGATCCTGTCCAGCCAGCGCAGCTCCACTGATACTGGACTTACTGAAATGACAAAAAAAATAGAGGATATGTCAAAATCTGCAGGTGCAACCGTCTTGCACGATGGTGGTTATCCTGCATGGCAACCTGATCTGGATTCTGCTCTTTTGCAGCGGTCAAGGGAAATTTATGTGGAAACCTTCGGTGAGGAAACTGATATCGAGGTAATACATGCGGGTCTTGAATGTGCCGTCATCGGATCAAAATTTCAGGGTATG
The window above is part of the Methanolobus zinderi genome. Proteins encoded here:
- a CDS encoding metallophosphoesterase family protein, which produces MKLLLISDIHGNKEALDAVLKVPHDEVICLGDIADYGPSPAECIDIIRSRNMETVLGNHDAAVGTGIDCGCGYKYKHLSTSTREYTWSCLKEDHLTFLRQLPFKVEKVVDGHRLYFTHGSPRSNFEYILPETSDKEILEMLEGVNADILFTGHSHKAMIREVNDVMLINPGSVGQPRDGNPLASCAVFDTETLEAKIIRCEYDLESTCRCISEKMSNSEELVSILKRGY
- a CDS encoding thioredoxin family protein is translated as MKIEILGSGCAKCKKTKEIVEQAVNEAGVDAEVVKVEDMDTILSYGVMLTPGVVVDGDVKIAGKVPSMDNVKKWIA
- a CDS encoding putative zinc-binding protein translates to MAEKIKCSCESDNVGIFPCAGASNVGQLSNVIAVELHKAGVGNMMCTVGIGGRRSGLLKSAEGCERIIVIDGCPVNCAKETMEQAGINVDKHILLTDLGIQKNKDLDLETSQVKEVLSKVQKEL
- a CDS encoding PGF-pre-PGF domain-containing protein, which gives rise to MRTYKNKLPVRTTCFLIAITLLCLIYSAFPVSAQAVVSIYPSSPTVQTNQNFTVYVNIEPESPFVGAQTNIDFDSSLITAGAVTEGELFGGEQTLHIFNNGTIDNQSGTVSGLYAAVLGGNQVSDSGTFVEVEFISQDKTGYSDLGLSDLILSNSEGQAIPVSIETEGITVISAENEDTQEESSGASSGGGGGGGSDTSEDVENIDLKEVKSIYVLSDTNISYQFNEKNNPVTSISYHSLKTAGQITATIEVLKDISSTVTEMPAGKVYRHINIWVGKHGYATEENMGEISIGFSVPKEWMSDNEIKAEDIRLNRFSNGKWNDLQTSVVDENSDQVFFKSMTPGFSPFAITALEKSGSSVSTDENIPLDELSDTDEEVKGVELSEETEPEKETETSGQQLAQNSLLLLIASMFLLMIIRKE
- a CDS encoding GNAT family N-acetyltransferase translates to MKIPTSLKTDRLLIRRYNSEDLEGLYRFFNNREVTRYTDMPASQSYGETKAFLDMLIDSYDSDEPTFAMAICKIDDGAVVGSCGFASAEFLPETQIYYAISPEFQGKGYASEAAAKLIEYMFLVLDIDRIAVYCSPENPASSKVARKIGLKYKGQVRQNERDAEHFLLTQEEYLSGDK
- a CDS encoding type 1 glutamine amidotransferase: MKVLVIKNISREGPGILKDSLENRKIEYDIADLEAGDTFPDPRDYDAVFVFGGPDSANDRTEKMEDEIAKVRTIIENDIPYMGICLGMQVLVKAAGGRVLKSDVKEIGFTGPDGEYFEVEICEGKENETFLAGLKNHFNIFHLHGETVELNEDMELLARGKLCRNQIVKVGRNAYGIQGHLELNFEMLNLWLEKDPELRALDSEKIRKDFQLIEEGYRKNAENLFSNFLHIAGLI
- a CDS encoding O-acetyl-ADP-ribose deacetylase, whose protein sequence is MSSCNTISVIMGDIVDQEVDAIVNAANNSLLGGGGVDGAIHMAAGPQLLEECRSLGGCPTGEARITRGYSLPAKHIIHTVGPVWQGGNAGEDLLLADSYRSCLELAMEHEIRSIAFPGISIGAYGFPVDRASVIAVSSIREFLQGTELLTDIRLVCFNQNAYDNYSSAVDRIFND
- a CDS encoding aminoacyl-histidine dipeptidase produces the protein MDHITQEILDVLQEINSIPRCSKHEERIANWLKEWSLSNGFNVRYDSVNNILITVPASKGYETAPVVVIQGHMDMVCEKDPASSHDFSKDPVDQYIDGDWLKARGTTLGADNGIAIAMALVLAKDKDLPHPPLELLFTVDEETGLTGANALMPDFVSGKILLNLDSEDEGVFIIGCAGGLNITIRIPLEYDTLPEGHIICRLAVNGLAGGHSGIDIHEKRANANKILAGCLEAVFTDLNVGLISMQGGSAHNAIPRQAEALIAIPPHEYEDALSIVREMEENTASEYQEMDPTLSIRLLEQGEINECPLIKSKLVGDIIALLKQLPHGVARMSEDVPGLVETSNNLATITTCDNHLVILSSQRSSTDTGLTEMTKKIEDMSKSAGATVLHDGGYPAWQPDLDSALLQRSREIYVETFGEETDIEVIHAGLECAVIGSKFQGMDMISFGPTIKNPHSPYEKLYIPSVLKVWQFLTALLSSFS